AGGTCTACCGGACCAAGCGCGAACACCGCTCCGGCGACGAGGACGCGACGAGGGAGAACACGACATGACGAAACGACCCACCGGGTGGCTGTTGCCCGCGGGCACCACAGACCTGCGGTTCAGCCGCCACCTGCCCACCGACACCGCCCAGCTCCCCCAGGTCGCCCGGTTGGAGTACTACCTGGACATGCTCGGGGCAGCCCGTTCCGGCACGGACCGCCCCGATTCGGCGAGTACCACCCCGCAATGCAGCGGTCTTACGAGCAGCCGACCGACTAGTCGTCCAGCTGGGCGAGGACCTCGTCCGGGATATCGACGTTGGTGTAGACGTTCTGCACGTCGTCACTGTCCTCGAGCGCGTCGACCAGCTTGATCACCTTGCGGGCACCCTCGGCGTCGACCGCTACGGACACCGACGGCTGAAAGCCGGACTCGGCGGAGTCGTAGTCGATGCCCGCGCTCTGCAGGGCGGTGCGCACCGCGATCAAATCACCGGGCTCGCTGATGATTTCGAAGGACTCATCGAGGTCGTTGACCTCCTCCGCACCTGCGTCGAGCACCGCCATCAGCACGTCGTCCTCAGACAGGCCGTTCTTCTCCAGGGTGACGACGCCCTTGCGGTGGAACAGGTAGGACACCGAGCCGGGGTCGGCCATGTTGCCGCCGTTGCGCGTCATGGCGACCCGCACCTCCCCCGCGGCACGGTTGCGATTGTCGGTGAGGCACTCGATCAGCACGGCGACGCCGTTGGGGCCGTAACCCTCGTACATGATCGTCTGCCAGTCGGCGCCGCCCGCCTCTTCGCCGCCGCCGCGCTTGCGGGCGCGCTCGATGTTGTCATTGGGGACCGACGCCTTCTTCGCCTTCTGGATGGCGTCGTACAGCGTCGGATTGCCATCCGGGTCACCGCCACCGGTCCGGGCCGCCACCTCGATGTTCTTGATCAACTTCGCGAACAGCTTGCCACGCTTCGCGTCGATCGCAGCCTTCTTGTGCTTGGTGGTGGCCCATTTGGAGTGGCCGCTCATTCCCCTACTTCCTTCAGGTCGATGGCACTTCTGATCGTGTGTGCGGTACCGGCACAGCCGGGCCGACAACTCCCCTAGCCTACTCGGGCGCTCACGATAGCCCAGCCCCGGCTAAGCCGCCCGGACCAGCTCAACGAACATCCGGTGCACCCGCAGATCGCCAGTCACCTCGGGATGGAACGACGTCGCGAGGACGTTGCCTTGCCGTACCGCCACGATCCGACCGGCGGCCGGGCCGTCCGGCACGGTAGCCAGCACGTCGACGCCCTCGCCCACGTGCTCGACCCACGGCGCCCGGATGAACACCGCCCGCACCGGGCCTTCCTTCAGTCCCGCAAACGGCAAATCGGTCTCGAACGAATCGACCTGGCGGCCGAATGCGTTACGCCGCACCGTCATATCTATCCCGGACAGGTGCTTGGCGTCCGGGCGGGTGTCGAGCACATCGGAGGCGAGCAGGATCATGCCGGCACACGACCCGAAGGCCGGCATTCCGTCGCGCAACCGCGCACGCAGCGGCTCCAGCAGTTCGAATGCCTCCAGGAGCTTGCTGATCGCGGTCGACTCGCCACCAGGCAACACCAGCGCGTCCACCGCGGCGAGTTCGGATTCGCGGCGGACCAGCACCGGTTCGGCACCGCAGCGCGTGAGCGCCGCGACGTGCTCCCGGACGTCGCCCTGCAGCGCAAGCACGCCGATGGTGGGACGGGACTGCGCCTGTCCGGCGTCGGCGGCGGGTGCGGCGACCGAGGAAGCGTTCACGCCGGAAAGCTTACGAGCCACACCGATGTGTGCCCGCTCACAGTCGCCACCCGAGTTCCGTCACCGCCCTGGCGCGAGAACGGTGGACGCCGTTCAGCTCTCCCGCAGCGTCCGAATGAGACCTTCCTGAACCACGGCGGCGACCAACCGACCCTCTCGGGTGAAGATCTTGCCGCCGGTCAGGGCACGGCCGAAACCGGCCGAGGGAGAGGCCTGATCGTAGAGCAGCCAGTCGTCGGCGCGGAACGGGCGGAGGAACCACATAGCGTGGTCGAGCGACGCGGTCTGGGTCGGCTCGTGGGGGTGGATGACCTTCGAGGAGCCGAGCAGCGTCATATCGCTCATGTACGCGAGGGTGCAGACATGGAACAGGGGGTCGTCGGGCAGCGGGTGCCGATAGCGGAACCACACCTGTTGTGGGGAGACCACACCGTCGCGACGAGCGACGTTCTCCTGCGGCACCATACGGATATCCCAGTGCTCCCACTCGCGCATCGCCCACAGAAGCTCCGGACTCATCACGGTGCTGGCATCGGGCAACTCTTCGGGCGCCTGCACCTCGGGCATCACGTCCTGATGCTCGGGACCCTCATCCCCGACGTGGAACGAGGCCGACATAGTGAAGATCGCGGCACCCTCCTGGATACCGGTCACCCGCCGGGTGCAGAATGATCGGCCATCCCGGATCCGCTCGACCTGGTAGACCGTCGGCTCCTGAGGGTTGCCCGGCCGCAGAAAATACCCGTGCAGTGAATGCACCTGGAACCGAGGCTCCACCGTCCGGACCGCCGACACCAGTGCCTGGCCGGCAACCTGTCCGCCGAACGTGCGTGCGAGCTGGGTCTTGGTGGACGCGCCACGGAAGATGTCCCGCTCGAGCCGCTCTATCTCCAGCGCCTCTTCGATTGTCGCCATGCGGTGAAGATTATCCCGACGGCCCGCCGCGTCGTGTCTCGGCTGTCGGTGGCCCCGGCACGCGCCTCTGCCGCTGTACGGCGACCGCCATGTCGGCGACGACTCACGTTTGCTGAGATGGAGCGGTGCCGCGTTTTCTGCCGATCACCCGCCACGGACTCGTCGACCGGGTGATCCGCCACATCCTGACCACACACACCCACACGGTGATCGCCATCGACGGCGCAGACGCCGCCGAGCCCATTGCGTTCGCCGACCGGGTCGCCGCGGCCGTGCGCGACACCGGCCGATCCGCCGCCGTGGTCTCGGTGCACGACTATGTGCGGCCCGCCGCACTGCGCATGGAGCTCGGCCGTACCGACGAGATGTCCTATCGCACAGTGTGGTTCGACTTCGCGGCGCTGCGTCGCGAGGTGGTCGACGCCCTGCGTGACCAAGGCCGATGGCTTCCGGCCCTCTGGGACGAAGTCGCCGACCGCTCGGCGCGCGCGACGGTCCGCACAGCGCCACCCGCGACCACGATCGTCATCGCGGGCCCGATGCTCTCCGGCCGCCACCTCGACGCAGACGTGACCGTCCGACTGGACATGTCCGAGGCCGCCCTCCGGCGCGGAACCCCACCCGAAGCGGAATGGACAATCCCCGCACTGCTGCGGCATGACCGTGAGAACCCTTATACACCAACATTTTTCGTTCGATGGGATCATTCCGACCGCCCTGCGATCCGGATAGATGAGGACACTGTGGGATAGGACTCCACGCCCGGACACACCTGCGATCCCACCGACGAGCAGCGGACATGGCAGGTCAGACCAGACGGTGGCCGCCGTCGACGTGCAGCACGGTGCCGGTGATGAACGGGTTGCGCATGAGGGCGAGCATGGCGTGGGCGATGTCGTCGGGCCGGCCGATGCGGCCGACTGGCAAGCGCGTGGCGAGTTGCCGATGGCGTTCAATTTTCGCGGGGCCTGCGATGGTGTCCCAGATCGGGGTGTCGACCCAGCCCGGGGAGATCACGTTGACACGGACAGGGCCGAGCTCGATGGCCAAGGCGTAGCCGAGCGAAGCGAGAGCGCCGTTGACGGCGGCGACCATGGCACCACCGGGAGCCGGGCGGTAGGCGGCGATACCGGAGGTGAAGGTGAGCGAGCCGCCGGAGACGAACCGCGCATGTTTGGCCAGCAGGGTCGGGCCGATCAGCTTGGCGGAAATCAGGCTTCGGGCCAGGTCGGCTTCGAAGGCGGCCACCGGCTGGTACGCGCCGGTGGCGTCGGCGGCGGTGGCGACCACGTGATCGACCGGTCCGAGGTCGGCGAACAGACGCTCGAGGTCGGCTTCGCGGGTGATGTCGGCGACGGCGGTGCGCACCGTGCCCGGCCCATCGGCAAGGGCGCGCCCGGCGGTGGCGAGCCGTTCGGCCGAGCGGCCGGCGATGGTGACCTCCGCACCGTCGGCGACGAGCGCGGCGGCCAGAGCGAGTCCCATGCCGGAACCGCCACCCACAATGACGACGCGCTCCGGTGTTGTCGTGCTTATTGTCATGCCTCCAGCCGACCATCGGCGCGGCCGAGTGTCCATGTCGCACTGCCGAACTCGCGTTAGTCGTGAACTAACACCGCAGGTAGCCACATTGGGCGGCCCGGCCGCCGCGGCGAGCGGCGACCGGGCCTGGATCGGTTGTCGCCGTTCGGCGGCAACCGGAGATATCGGTCAGGCGGCGCAGGCCGGGGACTGCTGGTTGAGGTTGCTCAGCGCCTGACAGGCCCAGGCCTTCTGCACCTTCCACTTGCCGCCCTCCAGGACGAAGGGGACATCGACCTGGTTCTCCTGATTGTTGATCGTGAACTTGGCCTGCGCGGTGACGCTGTCACCGAAGGCGGTGACGCCCGTGACCACGGCCGAGGCGTTGGCCTGCTTAAACGCATCAGCCAGGCGGTTCGGCAGGCCGGGGTCGGCCTCGATACCCTGCACGAGGTCGACCTTCTGCTCGTTCGGCACCGCCGGATCGAGGGCGCGCTGCAGCAGAGCATTGAGCTCGTCGGCGGTGGGCGGGGCAGGCGTGTTCGCGGTCGCCGAGGCGCTGGTCATGGTGCGGGCCGGCTTAGGCGAGTCGCTCTTGTCGTCGCTACCACAGGCAGCCAGGCTCAGGGTGGCCGCGGTAGCCAGGCCTGCAACGGCGAGGCGTCCGGTCATGCGAAGCTTCAACTGTTCGTCCTTTGCGTTCGGATCTATCCCGACGGTGAGAGGGCACGACATGGCCGGTAGGGGCCATCGAATTGCGAAGCTACTGAGCACGATTGTGAGAACTCTGAGACAACATTCTAGGTGTTGTGAGGGTTGAATCCGCGTAACGCCGCTCCTTGGGCCCCTATTTCGCCGACGGTTCGCCCGCCAGCGCGGCGACCAGTGCCGCGACCGCGGGATGGCGAACGGCCGCACGCCAGGCGGCCGCGTAGGTCACCACGAGCGGTGCGCCGCGCAGCGGCCGCCAGGCCAAGCCGGGCACGTCGGCCGCCCGCGCAGAGCTGAGCCCGATCATGTCGGGCCGCGACGGCAGCACCGCGAGCATCTGCGCGTGCCCCATCGCGCTGTCGCTGAGCCTAACCTGGGCACCCTGTTCGGCGAGCGTGCGCAGCAGCGAATCATGCAGGCCGGCAGCCGATTCGCGTGCGAACAAGATCAGCTCCTGGCCGGTGAGATCGGCCGGGTCGAGCAGCGCGGTGCCCGCGAGCGGATGTCGCGCCGACATCAGGACGCCGAGTTCCTCGCGCGCGATCGGACGCTGTGCGAAGCGCTCTGGCAGGTCCACCGGTGTGCGGACCAACGCAACATCGATTTCGTCGTCGTCGAGCAGGCGAACCTGATCAGCGGTGGTCCCTCCGGTGAACACCATGCGCGTGCCGGGCAATCGGGCGGCGAGCAGGTTTTCGATGCGTGTCGGCAGCCAGGGCGGAACACCGTTCAGCAGACCGAGCCGGAGCACCGGCGCACCGGCGGCGGACGCGCGCGTGGTCTCCCGGATCGCCTCGTCCATCGCGCGCAGCACGTCCTTGCCGGTACGCAGCAACACCGCACCGGCGGCGGTCAGCTCGACCCGGGGTTCCCGGAGCAGCAGTGGACCACCCAGCTCACGTTCCAGCACCTTGATCTGCTGGCTGAGGGTTGGTGTCGAGATGAACAATCGCTCCGCGGCCCGGCGGAAGTGCAATTCCTCCGCCAGGACCACGAAGTATCGCAACTGCCGCAACTCCACACGGCAGACGCTACCGGCCGGTGCTCACCAGCCGCGCTCGGCCAACCGGTGCGGCTGCGCGATCTCCTCGACGTTGATGCCGACCATGGCCTCGCCGAGACCGCGCGACACCTTGGCCAGCACGTCCGGATCGTCGTAGAAGGTGGTGGCCTTGACGATCGCGGCGGCACGCTGCGCCGGGTTGCCGGACTTGAAGATGCCGGAGCCGACGAACACGCCCTCGGCGCCGAGCTGCATCATCATCGCGGCGTCGGCCGGGGTGGCGATGCCGCCCGCGGTGAACAGCACGACGGGCAGCTTGCCGGTCCCGGCGATCTCGCGGACCAGCTCGTAGGGCGCCTGCAGCTCCTTGGCCGCGACGAACAGTTCGTCCTCCGGCAGCGACGACAGCCTGCGGATCTCCTGGCGGATCTTGCGCATGTGCGTGGTGGCGTTGGACACGTCGCCGGTACCCGCCTCACCCTTGGAGCGAATCATGGCCGCGCCCTCGGTGATTCGACGCAGCGCCTCACCCAGGTTGGTGGCGCCGCAGACGAACGGCGCGGTGAAGTTCCACTTGTCGATGTGGTTGGCGTAGTCCGCCGGGGTGAGCACCTCGGACTCGTCGATGTAGTCGACGCCGAGGCTCTGCAGGATCTGCGCCTCCACGAAGTGGCCGATGCGGGCCTTCGCCATCACCGGGATGGAGACGGCGGAGATGATGCCCTCGATCATGTCCGGGTCGCTCATCCGGGACACGCCACCCTGCGCGCGGATGTCGGCCGGGACGCGCTCCAGCGCCATGACCGCGACCGCGCCCGCGTCCTCGGCGATCTTGGCCTGGTCAGCGGTGACGACATCCATGATCACCCCG
The DNA window shown above is from Nocardia sp. NBC_01730 and carries:
- a CDS encoding YebC/PmpR family DNA-binding transcriptional regulator — translated: MSGHSKWATTKHKKAAIDAKRGKLFAKLIKNIEVAARTGGGDPDGNPTLYDAIQKAKKASVPNDNIERARKRGGGEEAGGADWQTIMYEGYGPNGVAVLIECLTDNRNRAAGEVRVAMTRNGGNMADPGSVSYLFHRKGVVTLEKNGLSEDDVLMAVLDAGAEEVNDLDESFEIISEPGDLIAVRTALQSAGIDYDSAESGFQPSVSVAVDAEGARKVIKLVDALEDSDDVQNVYTNVDIPDEVLAQLDD
- the pdxT gene encoding pyridoxal 5'-phosphate synthase glutaminase subunit PdxT, with the protein product MNASSVAAPAADAGQAQSRPTIGVLALQGDVREHVAALTRCGAEPVLVRRESELAAVDALVLPGGESTAISKLLEAFELLEPLRARLRDGMPAFGSCAGMILLASDVLDTRPDAKHLSGIDMTVRRNAFGRQVDSFETDLPFAGLKEGPVRAVFIRAPWVEHVGEGVDVLATVPDGPAAGRIVAVRQGNVLATSFHPEVTGDLRVHRMFVELVRAA
- a CDS encoding acyl-CoA thioesterase, coding for MATIEEALEIERLERDIFRGASTKTQLARTFGGQVAGQALVSAVRTVEPRFQVHSLHGYFLRPGNPQEPTVYQVERIRDGRSFCTRRVTGIQEGAAIFTMSASFHVGDEGPEHQDVMPEVQAPEELPDASTVMSPELLWAMREWEHWDIRMVPQENVARRDGVVSPQQVWFRYRHPLPDDPLFHVCTLAYMSDMTLLGSSKVIHPHEPTQTASLDHAMWFLRPFRADDWLLYDQASPSAGFGRALTGGKIFTREGRLVAAVVQEGLIRTLRES
- a CDS encoding SDR family oxidoreductase; translated protein: MTISTTTPERVVIVGGGSGMGLALAAALVADGAEVTIAGRSAERLATAGRALADGPGTVRTAVADITREADLERLFADLGPVDHVVATAADATGAYQPVAAFEADLARSLISAKLIGPTLLAKHARFVSGGSLTFTSGIAAYRPAPGGAMVAAVNGALASLGYALAIELGPVRVNVISPGWVDTPIWDTIAGPAKIERHRQLATRLPVGRIGRPDDIAHAMLALMRNPFITGTVLHVDGGHRLV
- a CDS encoding LysR substrate-binding domain-containing protein produces the protein MELRQLRYFVVLAEELHFRRAAERLFISTPTLSQQIKVLERELGGPLLLREPRVELTAAGAVLLRTGKDVLRAMDEAIRETTRASAAGAPVLRLGLLNGVPPWLPTRIENLLAARLPGTRMVFTGGTTADQVRLLDDDEIDVALVRTPVDLPERFAQRPIAREELGVLMSARHPLAGTALLDPADLTGQELILFARESAAGLHDSLLRTLAEQGAQVRLSDSAMGHAQMLAVLPSRPDMIGLSSARAADVPGLAWRPLRGAPLVVTYAAAWRAAVRHPAVAALVAALAGEPSAK
- the pdxS gene encoding pyridoxal 5'-phosphate synthase lyase subunit PdxS; the protein is MTQEFAVTTPETTQTVGTARVKRGMAEMLKGGVIMDVVTADQAKIAEDAGAVAVMALERVPADIRAQGGVSRMSDPDMIEGIISAVSIPVMAKARIGHFVEAQILQSLGVDYIDESEVLTPADYANHIDKWNFTAPFVCGATNLGEALRRITEGAAMIRSKGEAGTGDVSNATTHMRKIRQEIRRLSSLPEDELFVAAKELQAPYELVREIAGTGKLPVVLFTAGGIATPADAAMMMQLGAEGVFVGSGIFKSGNPAQRAAAIVKATTFYDDPDVLAKVSRGLGEAMVGINVEEIAQPHRLAERGW